The following is a genomic window from bacterium.
AATGCGAATTGGATGGCAGTGTTTTGATCAATCCGGTGACTTTTACAGGACCCAGGCTTTCAATGGACAAAAGTTTACCGATTGGATTTTCATCTCCGAAGTATTTAACAGCCGCTTCCGGAGCCAATACTACTGAATTCGGCTCTTTGAGCGCTGTCGCTGCATCGCCGCCGGTCAGCTCGAAATCAAACACATCAAAGAACGTCTGGTCGGCAAAAAGATAATCCGCCTCGTAAAAGCGGTTGGATCCGTATGTCGTCGTAAATCGCCCTAAGCGCAATAATTGAGTGGTTCTCTCAATTTCAGGAAACGTGGATTGGAGATAACCGGCGACCGGTGCGGCCGTTACGGCCGCTAATCTATTCTGTTCGCTTGCGCTGGCGCGACGTTCAATCGCACGGTAAATGCGATCCGCTTTCGAATGGAAACCGTCGAACGATAATTCATGATTCAAATAGAGTACGAGCAATACGCACGCGGCAAGGCCGATCGTCAATCCGAACAAATTGATCAGCGAGTAGCCTGCATTTTTCGTAAGATTACGCACGGCGATTTTAAAATAATTTTGAAACATAAGTAAGTTTACCTTTTATTATTCGTACTTCAACGCATTGATGGGATTCGCCGAAGCCGCTTTAATCGATTGAAAGCTAACGGTCAGCCAGGCAATTATTACCGCTACAACACCTACCGCGATAAATACGCCGGCTCCAATTTCGACGCGATACGCAAAATTTTCCAGCCACCGATTCATGGCGTAATACGCGAGAGGAACAGCAACAAGAAAACCAGCAAACGCCAAACGGGTAAAATCTTTCGACAGCAGGGCGACGATATTGCCCGTGGAAGCGCCTAAAATTTTTCGAACGCCAATTTCTTTGGTGCGTTGTTCGGCCGTGAATGCTGAAAGACCAAACAGTCCCATACATGCAATGAAAATTGCCAGCCCTGCCATGTATCCGAGTAATTTTGCCATCTGCTCTTCTGCTTGATGAAGGCGTGCGAAATCCTCATCAAAAAATGTGTAAGCAAAAGGATGGCTTGGATCAAACTGATTCCAGATTTTTTCAAGAAACGCCAAAGTCTGTGAGATATTTTGCGGACGAACACGCACCGTGAAAATATTGAACCAACTCTGCGGCGGAATAAAAAGCATGATGGGACTGATTTTTTCACGCATTGAACGGAAGTGAAAATCTTTGAGCACGCCGATTACGGGCGCTTTTTCTCTTTTGACGTTTGGCATCGAAATCATTTTGCCGATAGGATCGTTCCAGCCAAGCTGGCGTGCCGCTTCCTCATTGATTATGTAAGCCGAAGCATCGGTCGAAAATTCGTGTGAAAATGTTCGTCCAGCCGCCATCTCCATTTCAAAAGTTTTGACGAAATCGTAATCAACTACAAGTTCGCGCATCGGTGGTACGCGATCCAGAGGAATGCCCTCCGGCTCATAAGGTATACCCCAATCGCCTCCACCCGGCAAATTTCCCGACGCAGCAACGCTCACGACATTTGGATGATTCAGTAATTCACGTTTGATGCTCTCACTCTTCTCTCGCATACCGTTGCCGCGCATAGGAATTACTACTAATTGTTCTTCGTTAAATCCGAGCTTTTTGTTCTGAATAAATTCGAGTTGATTGTAAATCACACCCGTAGCGATCATTAAAATTGCAGAAATTGCAAATTGAACTACAACCAGTGATTTACGCAGCCATACTCCGTATGCTCCTCCGGATTTGCCTTTTAAAGTTTTTGACGGATTGAACGATGACAGCACAAAAGCCGGGTACCAGCCGGAGACAACCCCGACAATTGCCGCCAGACCAAAGAAACCCAACAAAAATAATTTTTCGTTAAAATAATCAAACGTCAGTTGCCTGCCTGTAAGTAAATTGAAGACAGGCAACAAAAGCTCAATGCTCACAACGGCAATAATTGCAGCGATAATACTGATCAGCATCGATTCGCTTAGAAATTGTTTGATCAAATGGGTACGGCTTGCTCCACTCACTTTACGGACGCCGACTTCCTTGGCACGTGTCGTCGCCCTCGCTGTTGTCAGGTTCATAAAGTTAACGCAGGCGATCAGCAGAACAAAAAAACCCACAGCTGAAATCAGATAAATAGAAGTAATATCAGAATTCGCCTGTATTTCTCGAAACAGGTTTGAGTACAGATGAATATCAGTTAACGACTGCAACGATGGCGTGTAGTCTGCTGCAAGTTTTTCATCGATGTGAGTTCGCAACATGGTAGAGAATTTTGCCGTGACGTCTTCAGGTGAAGCGCCATCGTTCAGCAGCAGATAAGTATAGTATTGATTCCATTGCCAATCATCGCGGCGCGGATTCGTATACGTCGCCATTGACACTAAGTAATCAAAAGTAAAATGGGAATTAGTCGGAATATTGGATACTACAGCGGTAATTTCATATTCATTTTGATTAT
Proteins encoded in this region:
- a CDS encoding ABC transporter permease encodes the protein MFQNYFKIAVRNLTKNAGYSLINLFGLTIGLAACVLLVLYLNHELSFDGFHSKADRIYRAIERRASASEQNRLAAVTAAPVAGYLQSTFPEIERTTQLLRLGRFTTTYGSNRFYEADYLFADQTFFDVFDFELTGGDAATALKEPNSVVLAPEAAVKYFGDENPIGKLLSIESLGPVKVTGLIKTLPSNSHLQFSMLFSMATLKGEGFERYFKSWKSDNVISYAVFCLKKKHNFPMI
- a CDS encoding ABC transporter permease is translated as MFQNYFKIAVRVLRRNKNITFINIAGLAVGMVCAALILLYVRHELSYDQYHVNKKNIYRLITGVQGAAYQAIAKVPGAWGIMAERNLPEVQSAVRFVFSSETLVSHGEKRFYESGGFYADSTVFQVFSFSLIQGNPKTALTRPNTIIVTKNFAEKYFGKEEALGQTLKFDNQNEYEITAVVSNIPTNSHFTFDYLVSMATYTNPRRDDWQWNQYYTYLLLNDGASPEDVTAKFSTMLRTHIDEKLAADYTPSLQSLTDIHLYSNLFREIQANSDITSIYLISAVGFFVLLIACVNFMNLTTARATTRAKEVGVRKVSGASRTHLIKQFLSESMLISIIAAIIAVVSIELLLPVFNLLTGRQLTFDYFNEKLFLLGFFGLAAIVGVVSGWYPAFVLSSFNPSKTLKGKSGGAYGVWLRKSLVVVQFAISAILMIATGVIYNQLEFIQNKKLGFNEEQLVVIPMRGNGMREKSESIKRELLNHPNVVSVAASGNLPGGGDWGIPYEPEGIPLDRVPPMRELVVDYDFVKTFEMEMAAGRTFSHEFSTDASAYIINEEAARQLGWNDPIGKMISMPNVKREKAPVIGVLKDFHFRSMREKISPIMLFIPPQSWFNIFTVRVRPQNISQTLAFLEKIWNQFDPSHPFAYTFFDEDFARLHQAEEQMAKLLGYMAGLAIFIACMGLFGLSAFTAEQRTKEIGVRKILGASTGNIVALLSKDFTRLAFAGFLVAVPLAYYAMNRWLENFAYRVEIGAGVFIAVGVVAVIIAWLTVSFQSIKAASANPINALKYE